In Paenibacillus kyungheensis, the following are encoded in one genomic region:
- the dinG gene encoding ATP-dependent DNA helicase DinG, producing MKFAVLDFETTGTQSTDDIIQVGLAIIDHDLSISTVYSSMVKPGVPIPPFIEGLTGIKNEDVENAPELDDVILEMIPLLEDAVLVGHNVGFDLGFLQRALDQTGYLAFTGRVLDTMDLLRIFFPNLSSYQLSMVSKDLGFVHDRPHQADSDALATAHVFLKCLEELNDLPLITVQRLSELFDNQDSDLGWYFDGVRMEKEAQPIQDLDEHRFFRQLALKVGDWNEILPAHEERGNMPLADVSFDEFLEQVKQNLRNLLPNYEEREPQNRMFEEVIKAMTNDKHLLIEAGTGTGKSLGYLLPSIYHSVKENDRVMVSTHTINLQEQLRERDIPLLTQVVPFAFRAAVFKGRQHYLCLRKFEHKINTKEFQSPKEDVLIAAQMIVWLNATETGDDEELNMGNRGADFWETVASDTDSCLGRACPWFRKCFYHRAKHEAGTADVVITNHSKLFTDVKAGHQLLPAYDRLVIDEAHHLEDVAGKHLGMHMKYFTLVHPLLRLFKDSKNGQLAILRQQLGSSGNERGMDWAIAIDNLYPEIVDVKENWDKLSELLFALLPQRSDAAPGEAGQFTLRLLPEKQPTEWNVITELENQIHIGLSQLIRKGEQVMNQIKDSDEQLGTDSLVTDVSGLFKDLTVVRDDLRQFVKLESTDTVYWYEANGNYRSKSLQMYAVPVDVSKQLKEYFFDKKKSIILTSATLSIEKKFQYMIEQLGLVEAEKEGRLMTEQLSSPFNYREQSLLLIPRDFPSVKGSVGDAFFVDTLANSLAETAKATNGRMMVLFTSYRMLKQVYEPLKEKLSHSDIAVFGQGVDGGSRTKLTRRFQERSASVLLGTSSFWEGVDIPGEALTCLAIVRLPFQPPNHPLLEAKSERLKKEKKNPFMKLSVPQAVIRFKQGFGRLVRTSSDRGIVIVYDTRVIESYYGKHFLYSLPGPKMEHMPTEQMVPRITEWLSQAEPEKETVNQEGEQA from the coding sequence ATGAAATTTGCCGTACTGGATTTTGAGACCACAGGTACTCAGTCCACCGATGATATTATTCAAGTTGGGCTTGCCATTATAGATCATGATTTAAGTATTTCTACTGTATATTCTTCTATGGTGAAGCCGGGAGTGCCGATTCCTCCTTTTATAGAAGGTTTAACAGGAATTAAAAATGAAGATGTAGAGAACGCTCCAGAGTTAGACGATGTTATTTTGGAGATGATTCCTCTATTAGAAGATGCTGTGCTTGTCGGGCACAATGTCGGTTTTGATTTAGGATTTTTGCAACGTGCTTTAGATCAGACTGGATATTTAGCATTTACAGGTCGAGTGCTGGATACGATGGATCTGTTACGTATCTTTTTCCCGAATCTATCGAGCTACCAGTTAAGCATGGTAAGTAAAGACTTGGGATTCGTTCATGATCGTCCTCATCAAGCAGATAGTGATGCGTTAGCGACCGCTCATGTATTTCTAAAGTGCTTGGAAGAGTTAAATGATCTACCATTGATTACAGTCCAGCGTCTATCTGAATTATTTGATAATCAGGATAGTGATCTGGGTTGGTATTTTGATGGCGTACGGATGGAGAAAGAAGCACAGCCGATTCAAGATTTAGACGAACATCGCTTTTTCCGTCAATTGGCATTAAAAGTAGGCGATTGGAATGAAATTTTGCCGGCTCATGAAGAGCGAGGTAATATGCCACTTGCAGATGTTTCATTTGATGAATTTTTAGAGCAAGTGAAACAAAACTTACGTAATCTGCTTCCTAACTATGAAGAACGGGAACCGCAGAATCGTATGTTTGAAGAAGTGATCAAAGCGATGACCAATGATAAGCATCTATTGATCGAAGCAGGAACAGGAACAGGCAAATCGCTAGGGTACTTATTACCTTCGATTTATCATAGTGTCAAAGAAAACGATCGTGTGATGGTAAGTACGCATACGATTAACTTGCAAGAACAGTTGCGAGAACGCGATATTCCATTATTGACTCAAGTTGTTCCATTTGCATTTCGTGCTGCCGTATTCAAAGGACGCCAGCATTATTTGTGTCTGCGCAAATTTGAGCATAAAATAAATACAAAAGAATTTCAAAGCCCTAAAGAAGATGTATTGATTGCAGCTCAAATGATTGTCTGGTTAAATGCGACAGAAACCGGAGATGATGAAGAACTCAATATGGGTAATCGTGGTGCTGACTTCTGGGAAACGGTAGCCAGTGATACCGATTCTTGTCTGGGTCGTGCATGTCCATGGTTCCGCAAATGTTTTTACCATCGTGCGAAGCATGAAGCAGGTACAGCAGATGTAGTCATCACCAATCACTCGAAATTATTTACCGATGTCAAAGCAGGACATCAATTGTTACCTGCTTATGATCGCTTGGTTATTGATGAAGCACATCATTTAGAAGATGTCGCAGGCAAGCACTTGGGTATGCATATGAAATATTTCACATTGGTTCATCCACTGTTACGATTGTTCAAAGACAGCAAAAATGGTCAGTTAGCGATTTTGCGTCAACAATTAGGCTCTTCTGGCAATGAACGTGGTATGGATTGGGCGATAGCGATTGATAATCTATATCCTGAAATTGTAGATGTTAAAGAAAACTGGGATAAATTAAGTGAGTTACTATTTGCTTTGTTGCCTCAGCGTAGTGATGCCGCTCCTGGTGAAGCAGGGCAGTTTACGCTTCGTCTTTTACCGGAAAAGCAACCGACCGAATGGAATGTGATTACAGAGCTTGAGAATCAGATTCATATCGGACTGAGCCAGTTGATTCGTAAAGGCGAGCAAGTGATGAATCAGATCAAAGACAGCGATGAGCAGTTAGGCACAGATAGTCTGGTAACAGACGTATCAGGTCTATTCAAAGACTTAACAGTGGTACGAGATGATCTGCGTCAATTTGTGAAGCTGGAAAGTACAGATACAGTCTACTGGTATGAAGCTAATGGGAATTACCGTAGCAAGTCTTTACAGATGTATGCTGTACCGGTAGATGTGAGCAAGCAATTGAAAGAGTACTTTTTTGATAAAAAGAAAAGTATTATTTTGACATCAGCGACATTATCAATAGAAAAGAAATTCCAATATATGATTGAACAGTTAGGGCTTGTAGAAGCGGAAAAAGAAGGTCGATTGATGACCGAACAGTTATCTTCACCTTTCAATTATCGTGAGCAATCGCTGTTGTTAATTCCGCGCGATTTTCCAAGTGTCAAAGGCAGTGTTGGTGATGCGTTCTTTGTAGATACGTTAGCGAACTCATTAGCGGAGACTGCCAAAGCGACCAATGGACGAATGATGGTGTTATTTACCTCTTATCGGATGCTCAAGCAGGTGTATGAGCCATTGAAAGAGAAGTTATCACATAGCGATATTGCAGTATTTGGACAAGGGGTCGATGGAGGAAGTCGTACCAAGCTCACTCGAAGATTCCAAGAGCGTTCAGCTTCGGTGTTACTGGGTACAAGTAGCTTCTGGGAAGGAGTCGATATTCCAGGCGAAGCATTAACCTGTCTGGCAATCGTACGTTTACCTTTTCAACCGCCCAATCATCCATTGCTTGAAGCCAAAAGTGAACGGCTGAAAAAAGAAAAGAAAAATCCATTTATGAAATTATCTGTACCGCAAGCAGTTATCCGTTTCAAACAAGGTTTTGGTAGATTAGTACGGACATCTAGTGATCGGGGAATCGTTATTGTCTATGACACTCGTGTGATCGAGTCCTATTATGGCAAGCATTTTCTATATTCATTGCCCGGTCCCAAAATGGAACATATGCCGACAGAGCAGATGGTACCCCGTATTACAGAATGGCTTAGCCAGGCCGAACCTGAAAAGGAAACTGTAAATCAAGAGGGGGAGCAAGCATGA